TCCAAAACAGGCTTCTCTGCTTCCTGATAGGAAAGCGTGCCTGGTGTGTTGCAAACAAGGATTTTCATTTCAAAAATTAAGAGTTAGCAAGCGCCCGGTCCAGATGGACGTATCCGCCGTCAACATAAATCAGCTGGCCAGTGGTGTGACTTGAACGTTGAGATAATAGAAAAACAGTCATATTAGCAATTTCTTCCGCGGTAGTCATTCGGTTTTCCAACGGAATATGAGCGGTAATGGAAGCCAGCTTTTCCTGCGGGTTAGGCAAAGTTTCGATCCAGCGCTCGTAAAGCGGCGTCCAGCACTCGGCTACGATCACGGAATTCACACGGATACCATATTTTAACAGTTCAACAGCCCATTCACGGGTCAATGCATTGCGTCCTCCATTGGCAGCAGCATAAGCAGAAGTGCCTCCCTGACCTGTATCGGCAGTTTTGGAACTGATATTGACAATAGCTCCTTTCGAAGCCTTCAATGCTGGCAAAGCATAATGTACCATGAGATAATAATGCACCACATTCTTGTGAAGAGAAGCTATAAAGCGCTCATAATCTCCACTTTCCAATCCTACACCATCATTCACACCCGCATTGTTGACCAAGCCGTCAATACGTCCATATTTTTTAAGAACCGCAGCTACTGCTTTTTCAGACTCCTCCGGTTGGGTTAATTCGGCGGCCACCTGAAAAGATTCGAAGCCTTTTCCAGCCAGTTCGTCCACTACTTTTTGATTATCTGCTGCATTTCGTCCAACGATCACAGGTATTGCACCTTCGGAGGCCAGTACCTGCACAATACCTTCTCCAATGCCTTTCGCACCGCCGGTTACGATAATTATTTTATTCTGAAGTTGTAAATCCATGTTATTTGAAAATTGAAAAGCG
The genomic region above belongs to Dyadobacter pollutisoli and contains:
- a CDS encoding SDR family oxidoreductase; this encodes MDLQLQNKIIIVTGGAKGIGEGIVQVLASEGAIPVIVGRNAADNQKVVDELAGKGFESFQVAAELTQPEESEKAVAAVLKKYGRIDGLVNNAGVNDGVGLESGDYERFIASLHKNVVHYYLMVHYALPALKASKGAIVNISSKTADTGQGGTSAYAAANGGRNALTREWAVELLKYGIRVNSVIVAECWTPLYERWIETLPNPQEKLASITAHIPLENRMTTAEEIANMTVFLLSQRSSHTTGQLIYVDGGYVHLDRALANS